A DNA window from Altererythrobacter sp. B11 contains the following coding sequences:
- a CDS encoding inorganic phosphate transporter, translating to MQDISVSPDEPSAAPVLPFGLSWTSLGFGVLFVGMTGYFLFWGLDYTNHAHVMLFVLATLFGVFMAFNIGGNDVANSFGTSVGAGTLSIKQALMIAAVFEVSGAVIAGGEVTDTIRSGIVDLSATAVEPMQFVYIMMAALLSAALWLLFASRNGWPVSTTHSIVGGIVGASIALGMLLSGGGAALALVQWDEIGTIVLSWVLSPLLGGVVSYLLYYQIKTHILGYNERAKQQLQLLRQERRKLNERHRSAFEKLSDIQKISYTNTMVRDGVALREEDFSPEELESDYFRELVEIKRRRESIAAHKALQNWVPLVAAAGSAIISSMLLFKGLKNMHLEISTLHNYLIMAMIAAAAWMATFVFVRSLRNGSLDRSTFLLFSWMQVFTAAGFAFSHGANDIANAIGPFAAIMDVLRSGTMESTAAIPSVAMITFGVALIAGLWFIGKEVIRTVGQELTQMHPASGFSAELSAAAVVMLASTFGIPVSSTHILIGAVLGIGIVNRQTNWALMKPIALAWVVTVPAAGLLGAGGFLVLNALF from the coding sequence ATGCAGGACATATCCGTGTCTCCGGACGAGCCCTCCGCCGCACCGGTGCTGCCCTTCGGGCTCAGCTGGACCAGCCTTGGCTTCGGCGTGCTGTTCGTGGGGATGACCGGGTATTTCCTGTTCTGGGGCCTCGATTACACCAATCACGCGCATGTGATGCTGTTCGTGCTGGCCACGCTGTTCGGCGTGTTCATGGCCTTCAACATCGGCGGCAACGATGTGGCCAATTCCTTCGGCACCAGCGTGGGCGCGGGCACGCTGTCGATCAAGCAGGCGCTGATGATCGCGGCGGTGTTCGAAGTGAGCGGTGCGGTGATCGCGGGCGGCGAGGTGACGGACACGATCCGCAGCGGCATCGTCGATCTGTCCGCCACCGCGGTCGAGCCGATGCAGTTCGTCTATATCATGATGGCGGCGCTGCTTTCGGCGGCGCTGTGGCTGCTGTTCGCCAGCCGCAACGGCTGGCCCGTCTCCACCACCCATTCCATCGTCGGCGGGATCGTCGGCGCCTCCATCGCGCTGGGCATGCTGCTGAGCGGCGGCGGTGCGGCGCTGGCGCTGGTGCAGTGGGACGAGATCGGCACCATCGTGCTGTCCTGGGTGCTTTCCCCGCTGCTGGGCGGGGTCGTGTCCTATCTGCTCTACTACCAGATCAAGACCCACATCCTCGGCTACAACGAACGCGCCAAGCAGCAGCTGCAATTGCTGCGGCAGGAACGGCGCAAGCTGAACGAACGCCACCGCAGCGCCTTCGAGAAGCTGAGCGACATCCAGAAGATCTCCTACACCAACACCATGGTGCGCGACGGCGTGGCCCTGCGCGAGGAGGACTTCTCGCCCGAGGAGCTGGAGTCCGACTATTTCCGCGAACTGGTGGAGATCAAGCGCCGGCGCGAAAGCATCGCCGCGCACAAGGCCTTGCAGAACTGGGTGCCGCTGGTGGCGGCGGCGGGCTCCGCGATCATCTCCTCCATGCTGCTCTTCAAGGGCCTGAAGAACATGCATCTGGAGATCTCCACCCTCCACAATTACCTGATCATGGCGATGATCGCCGCCGCCGCGTGGATGGCGACTTTCGTGTTCGTGCGCTCGCTGCGCAACGGATCGCTCGATCGTTCGACCTTCCTGCTGTTCAGTTGGATGCAGGTGTTCACCGCCGCCGGCTTCGCCTTCAGCCATGGCGCGAACGACATCGCCAACGCCATCGGCCCCTTCGCCGCGATCATGGACGTGCTGCGCAGCGGCACGATGGAAAGCACCGCCGCCATCCCCAGCGTCGCCATGATCACCTTCGGCGTGGCGCTGATCGCCGGCCTGTGGTTCATCGGCAAGGAGGTGATCCGCACGGTCGGCCAGGAGCTCACGCAGATGCACCCGGCCTCCGGCTTTTCCGCGGAGCTGTCCGCCGCCGCGGTGGTCATGCTCGCCTCCACCTTCGGCATCCCGGTGTCCAGCACGCACATCCTGATCGGCGCCGTGCTCGGTATCGGGATCGTCAACCGGCAGACCAACTGGGCGCTGATGAAGCCGATCGCGCTGGCCTGGGTCGTCACCGTGCCGGCCGCCGGCCTGCTGGGCGCGGGCGGCTTCCTGGTGCTGAACGCGCTGTTCTGA
- the phnX gene encoding phosphonoacetaldehyde hydrolase, producing the protein MHPNLKAVIFDWAGTMIDFGSRAPVIALCRLFADHEVPITEAEAQEDMGRAKWDHIACLLAKPRIAAAWAEAHGAPPVETDARMLFDRIGPAMTEAARDCAVLIPGAAEVAGVLQQAGVKIGSCTGYTREMMAAILPLAAEQGYRPDCVVCAGETTEGRPSPLMAWKNLVELGAWPAGACVKVDDTEVGLAEGRNAGLWTVAVAATGNALGLSAADLAALPAAEREARLAAARARLSAAGAHRVIDSVADLPAALAELPIGQPAPA; encoded by the coding sequence GTGCACCCAAATCTCAAGGCCGTGATCTTCGACTGGGCCGGGACGATGATCGATTTCGGCAGCCGCGCCCCGGTGATTGCGCTGTGCCGGCTGTTTGCCGACCATGAGGTGCCGATTACCGAGGCGGAGGCGCAGGAGGATATGGGCCGCGCCAAGTGGGATCACATCGCCTGCCTGCTGGCCAAGCCGCGCATTGCCGCCGCATGGGCGGAGGCCCACGGCGCGCCCCCGGTCGAAACCGATGCGCGGATGCTGTTCGACCGGATCGGGCCGGCCATGACGGAAGCGGCGCGCGATTGTGCCGTGCTGATCCCCGGCGCGGCGGAGGTGGCGGGGGTGCTGCAGCAGGCGGGGGTGAAGATCGGATCCTGCACCGGCTACACGCGCGAGATGATGGCGGCGATCCTGCCCCTGGCGGCGGAGCAGGGCTATCGCCCCGATTGCGTGGTGTGTGCGGGGGAAACGACGGAGGGGCGGCCGTCCCCGCTGATGGCGTGGAAGAACCTGGTGGAGCTGGGCGCCTGGCCCGCGGGTGCCTGCGTGAAGGTGGACGATACCGAGGTGGGGCTGGCCGAAGGGCGCAATGCCGGCCTGTGGACCGTGGCGGTGGCCGCCACCGGCAATGCGCTGGGGCTTTCGGCCGCCGATCTCGCCGCCCTGCCTGCGGCGGAGCGGGAGGCGCGCCTTGCCGCCGCGCGGGCGCGGCTGAGCGCGGCCGGCGCGCATCGGGTGATCGACAGCGTCGCCGATCTGCCGGCGGCGCTGGCGGAATTGCCGATCGGCCAGCCCGCGCCGGCCTGA
- a CDS encoding TIGR03364 family FAD-dependent oxidoreductase, with the protein MSAQPQQFDLAIVGAGIVGLAHALAATRRGLRVAVVDRDAQANGASIRNFGFVTVTGQQSGRVWQLARRSAAIWREVAPQAGIAIEQEGLLLVAQRAEAALVIEAFADTPMGEGCRVLSGREARQLAPALRGQPAAALLSTADLRVESRSAIPLLARWLEESRGVTFLRGQAVREVEPGAVVLADGSRIAAGQVIACPGDDWAGLFPAACADAGITRCQLQMLRLAPPGWRLPHPVMSDLSLVRYLGYAELPEAEPLRRRLEQEEAEALGYGIHLIAVQSADGSIVLGDSHVYAATPEPFASAAVDQAMLAQYAALFGAAPPVIERWTGTYASGPDHSIRRTPLPGVTLVVVTSGTGASTAFALAEDTLSSLFPT; encoded by the coding sequence ATGTCCGCACAGCCGCAGCAGTTTGACCTTGCCATCGTAGGCGCGGGCATCGTCGGCCTCGCCCATGCGCTGGCCGCCACGCGGCGCGGGCTGCGCGTGGCGGTGGTGGATCGGGATGCGCAGGCCAATGGCGCCTCCATCCGCAATTTCGGCTTCGTCACCGTCACCGGGCAGCAGAGCGGGCGCGTGTGGCAGCTGGCGCGCCGCAGCGCCGCCATCTGGCGGGAAGTGGCGCCGCAGGCCGGCATCGCCATCGAGCAGGAAGGGCTGCTGCTGGTGGCCCAGCGGGCGGAGGCGGCGCTGGTGATCGAAGCCTTTGCGGATACGCCGATGGGTGAGGGCTGCCGCGTGCTGAGCGGGCGGGAGGCACGGCAACTGGCCCCCGCGCTGCGCGGCCAGCCCGCTGCCGCTCTGCTTTCCACCGCCGATCTGCGGGTGGAATCGCGCAGCGCCATCCCGCTGCTGGCGCGCTGGCTGGAGGAAAGCCGCGGCGTCACCTTCCTGCGCGGCCAGGCAGTGCGCGAGGTGGAGCCCGGCGCGGTGGTGCTGGCGGACGGCAGCCGCATCGCCGCGGGGCAGGTGATCGCCTGCCCGGGCGATGACTGGGCGGGCCTGTTCCCCGCCGCCTGTGCCGATGCCGGCATCACCCGCTGCCAGCTGCAGATGCTGCGGCTGGCCCCGCCGGGCTGGCGCCTGCCGCATCCGGTGATGAGCGATCTCAGCCTGGTCCGCTATCTCGGCTATGCCGAGCTGCCCGAGGCGGAGCCCCTGCGCCGAAGGCTGGAGCAGGAAGAGGCGGAGGCGCTGGGCTATGGCATCCATCTGATCGCCGTGCAGAGCGCCGATGGATCGATCGTGCTGGGGGACAGCCATGTCTATGCCGCCACCCCCGAACCCTTCGCCTCCGCCGCGGTGGATCAGGCCATGCTGGCGCAATATGCCGCGCTGTTCGGTGCCGCGCCGCCAGTGATCGAACGCTGGACCGGCACCTATGCCAGCGGGCCGGATCACAGCATCCGGCGCACTCCGCTGCCCGGCGTGACGCTGGTCGTCGTCACCAGTGGCACCGGCGCTTCCACGGCCTTCGCGCTGGCGGAAGACACCCTCTCCTCCCTCTTCCCGACATGA
- a CDS encoding DUF5690 family protein, producing the protein MSAPAAFSPTPVPEVIVESPALAPPPAPVRRSLMIALGGLAAFSAYFAMYAFRKPFAAATFADHPALLGGLDYKTALLIAQVMGYALSKLIGIRVIAEFGRQGRGLAILALIGTAWLALILFALIPAPWNIACLFLNGLPLGMIWGLVFSYIEGRRVSEALGAVLCASFIISSGAVKSVAVLVMDRGVSEMWMPAVTGALFFPVLFLALFLLERMPAPDRRDEAERTVRVPMLRAARLAFLRNYGLAMVLLVSGYVLLTAIRDFRDNFAAELWGAMGYGGVASVFSASELPVAAVALAALGGLMLIRDNMRALLAMHGIILLGALLLGFSTLAFQMGLLHPLPYMILTGAGLYFAYTPFNAMLFDRMIAAIGHAGNAGFLIYVADSSGYVGSVALLLYRSFGAARMDWLSFYIDAAYVASAAVALLTICSALYFHFRLGTHHVRTAAAV; encoded by the coding sequence ATGAGCGCGCCCGCCGCCTTCAGCCCCACCCCCGTTCCAGAGGTGATCGTGGAGTCTCCCGCACTTGCGCCCCCGCCCGCACCGGTCCGGCGCAGCCTGATGATCGCGCTGGGCGGGCTTGCTGCCTTCAGCGCCTATTTCGCCATGTATGCCTTCCGCAAACCCTTTGCGGCGGCGACCTTTGCCGATCATCCGGCGCTGCTGGGCGGGCTTGATTACAAGACGGCGCTGCTGATCGCGCAGGTCATGGGCTATGCCCTGTCCAAGCTGATCGGCATCCGCGTGATCGCGGAATTCGGCCGGCAGGGGCGCGGACTGGCGATCCTGGCGCTGATCGGCACGGCCTGGCTGGCGCTGATCCTGTTCGCGCTGATCCCCGCGCCGTGGAATATCGCCTGCCTGTTCCTGAACGGCCTGCCGCTGGGCATGATCTGGGGGCTGGTGTTCAGCTATATCGAAGGGCGCCGCGTGTCCGAAGCGCTGGGCGCGGTGCTCTGCGCCAGTTTCATCATCTCCTCCGGCGCGGTGAAATCGGTGGCGGTGCTGGTGATGGACCGCGGCGTCAGCGAGATGTGGATGCCCGCCGTCACCGGCGCGCTGTTCTTCCCCGTGCTGTTCCTGGCGCTGTTCCTGCTGGAACGCATGCCGGCCCCCGATAGACGCGACGAGGCGGAACGGACCGTGCGTGTCCCCATGCTGCGCGCGGCGCGGCTGGCTTTCCTGCGCAATTACGGCCTCGCCATGGTGCTGCTGGTTTCCGGCTATGTGCTGCTGACCGCGATCCGCGACTTCCGCGACAATTTCGCCGCCGAACTGTGGGGCGCGATGGGTTATGGCGGCGTCGCATCGGTCTTTTCCGCCAGCGAATTGCCGGTGGCCGCAGTGGCGCTGGCGGCGCTGGGCGGGCTGATGCTGATCCGCGACAATATGCGCGCGCTGCTGGCGATGCATGGCATCATCCTGCTGGGCGCGCTGCTGCTGGGCTTTTCCACGCTGGCCTTCCAGATGGGCCTGCTGCACCCGCTGCCCTATATGATCCTGACCGGGGCGGGCCTCTATTTCGCTTATACCCCGTTCAACGCCATGCTGTTCGACCGGATGATCGCCGCCATCGGCCATGCCGGCAATGCGGGCTTCCTGATCTATGTGGCGGACAGCTCCGGCTATGTCGGCAGCGTGGCGCTGCTGCTATATCGCAGCTTCGGCGCGGCGCGGATGGACTGGCTCTCCTTCTACATCGACGCGGCTTATGTCGCCTCCGCCGCCGTGGCGCTGCTCACCATCTGTTCGGCGCTCTATTTCCACTTCCGTCTTGGCACGCATCATGTCCGCACAGCCGCAGCAGTTTGA
- a CDS encoding metallophosphoesterase: MTPGLSRPALALLALAAGGASPPEAVWRPDPSYALVIPPDIPEEPAVPPAPPMIAPAPWAPPLLFGQPPSEVRQDWASLPEVADGPFSVELWLADHVNHPVGLLAAGVDGDGAPAWTLGYFSLLGNGKFTGDPALRFGPLEWLPDRAAPRFAPYRSYLHHIVGSFDGHHWRLFHNGVLVAEAEGAARPFRAVHMAGYLAAEPHMRMANLLRGAWLHGQAIDAAGAQAAFAARTAEIAAATRGTGKQLRFTAGPYLTPPGTREQKLLWETDRPATGRVEWGPTAAFGHALEFTDAARLHRATLPALAPATKYFYGVTARDAAGEVLDSGTLAFRTMPAEGRPLVFAVVGDTQERPFINARLSRLIWQQRPQFVVLAGDLVGGEEDERRWHWTDEFFPGMGPLVERVPALAVRGNGDVDVVDPAQDRRLFTNFDRYHNQPDEGRGYYSYRIGDAEFFVLDGNLALRERQEPGFRKAQRAWLDQALGASTARWKIALHHQPAYSSDDDDYGNGYAAPTTGGDPEIRADFVDLYERHGVDLALSGHIHGYERSWPLRAGKPACGGVTYVVSGGGGGDSERAAPAASPTAATLHSGFHFLLARLWQDRLEIEMRDAEGRLRDSFALAPHAIAARRCEAGGESAEPRR; the protein is encoded by the coding sequence GTGACGCCGGGCCTCAGCCGGCCGGCACTGGCGCTGTTGGCGCTGGCGGCCGGCGGCGCATCCCCGCCCGAAGCCGTGTGGCGGCCGGATCCGAGCTATGCGCTGGTGATCCCGCCTGACATACCGGAGGAGCCCGCCGTCCCGCCGGCGCCGCCGATGATCGCCCCCGCGCCCTGGGCGCCGCCGCTGCTGTTCGGCCAGCCCCCTTCCGAAGTGCGGCAGGACTGGGCCTCGCTGCCCGAAGTGGCGGACGGCCCCTTCAGCGTGGAGCTATGGCTTGCGGACCATGTGAACCACCCGGTGGGCCTGCTCGCCGCCGGGGTAGACGGCGATGGGGCGCCCGCCTGGACGCTCGGCTATTTCAGCCTGCTGGGCAACGGCAAGTTCACCGGCGATCCCGCGCTGCGCTTCGGCCCGCTGGAATGGCTGCCCGATCGCGCCGCGCCGCGCTTTGCCCCCTATCGCAGCTATCTGCATCATATCGTGGGCAGTTTCGACGGGCACCACTGGCGGCTGTTCCATAACGGCGTGCTGGTGGCCGAGGCTGAGGGCGCAGCGCGACCATTCCGCGCGGTGCATATGGCCGGCTATCTGGCCGCGGAGCCGCATATGCGCATGGCGAATCTGCTGCGCGGCGCATGGCTGCATGGGCAGGCGATAGATGCCGCCGGGGCGCAGGCCGCCTTCGCCGCCCGCACCGCCGAGATTGCGGCGGCCACGCGCGGCACGGGCAAGCAACTGCGCTTCACCGCCGGCCCCTATCTGACGCCGCCGGGCACGCGCGAGCAGAAGCTACTGTGGGAGACGGACCGCCCCGCCACCGGCCGCGTGGAATGGGGGCCGACCGCAGCCTTCGGCCATGCGCTGGAATTCACGGATGCCGCGCGGCTGCACCGAGCCACCCTGCCCGCCCTCGCCCCCGCGACCAAGTATTTCTACGGCGTCACGGCACGCGATGCCGCCGGCGAGGTGCTGGACAGCGGCACGCTGGCCTTCCGCACCATGCCGGCGGAGGGCAGGCCGCTGGTCTTCGCGGTGGTGGGCGACACGCAGGAACGGCCCTTCATCAACGCCCGCCTCAGCCGGCTGATCTGGCAACAGCGCCCGCAATTCGTGGTGCTCGCCGGCGATCTGGTTGGCGGCGAGGAGGACGAGCGGCGCTGGCACTGGACCGACGAGTTCTTCCCCGGCATGGGCCCGCTGGTCGAGCGGGTTCCCGCGCTCGCCGTGCGCGGCAATGGCGATGTGGATGTGGTGGACCCCGCGCAGGACCGGCGCCTGTTCACCAATTTCGATCGCTATCACAACCAGCCCGACGAGGGCCGCGGCTATTATTCCTATCGCATCGGCGATGCCGAATTCTTCGTGCTGGACGGCAATCTGGCCCTGCGCGAGCGGCAGGAGCCCGGCTTCCGCAAGGCGCAGCGCGCCTGGCTGGATCAGGCGCTGGGCGCATCCACCGCAAGGTGGAAGATCGCCCTGCACCACCAGCCGGCCTACAGTTCCGACGACGACGATTATGGCAACGGCTATGCCGCCCCCACCACCGGCGGCGATCCTGAAATCCGCGCCGATTTCGTCGATCTTTACGAGCGGCACGGCGTCGATCTCGCGCTTTCCGGCCATATCCACGGCTACGAGCGATCCTGGCCGCTGCGCGCGGGCAAGCCCGCCTGCGGCGGAGTGACCTATGTCGTCAGCGGCGGGGGCGGCGGCGACAGCGAGCGGGCCGCCCCCGCCGCCAGCCCCACCGCGGCCACGCTGCACAGCGGCTTCCATTTCCTGCTGGCGCGACTGTGGCAGGACCGGCTGGAGATCGAGATGCGCGATGCCGAAGGCCGCCTGCGCGACAGCTTCGCCCTGGCCCCGCACGCGATCGCCGCCCGGCGCTGCGAGGCCGGCGGCGAAAGTGCGGAGCCCCGCCGATGA
- a CDS encoding phosphocholine-specific phospholipase C, with protein sequence MIRGSRRNFLGLTGGAAIASLYPDLISRALAIAPARRSGTLNDIDHIVVHMQENRSFDHYFGRLNGVRGLGDPRPLRLPGGRSVWAQPSSQHPDGYVLPYHGDSKTTRSFKVDGADQSHQENMVIFNRGRYDRWGHTDELHNRMLHYAAGDLPFYYALADAFTVCDAYHCSTMTQTYPNRLHLFTGCNGGGTVGGDPQMHNYGEDETPSADMRTDQPLRPDAYTWSTYAERLQKAGVSWKVYQEYDNFGDNLLSVFPAFRPCPEDSELYRRGRSWVSEHKEGADRTRSDGEQLVAAFRSDVESGKLPQISWIVTAADLSEHPQAEPAKGEHVTAGLIAALVDNPEVFARTAFILNYDEAGGFYDHMAPPVPPVGDYRGHSTVPIDGETKVWGPEAKKVRGPHPIGLGIRVPAVVVSPWSRGGFVCSELFDHTSVLQLMERRFGVREENISHWRRAVCGDLTSAFDFASATAGLGELGLPDTADFAIRVAASHAGKANEIPQKQQPGEQMEGRRPHRPLPYRLVTQTAVGADGRLTITMENKGLTGATLTLHDNLDREEPLHFTLGTGDAHATQAWQTDSAIDWAYDMTLRGPNGYWRRYAGTLGSDRLPAEANMREREAEQALALQLRNDGAEWITFVAVMDGAYAGGKPVQREMRVAPGRSASLAWPLAPSQGWYDLTVTVAGDERFLRRFAGKVENGRPGLTDPGIGAMRVLA encoded by the coding sequence ATGATTCGCGGCTCTCGCAGGAATTTCCTCGGCTTGACCGGCGGCGCAGCGATCGCCTCGCTCTATCCGGACCTCATCAGCCGCGCGCTGGCGATCGCCCCTGCCCGCCGCTCAGGCACGTTGAACGACATCGACCACATCGTCGTCCACATGCAGGAGAACCGTTCCTTCGATCACTATTTCGGCAGGCTCAACGGCGTGCGCGGGCTGGGCGATCCCCGCCCGCTGCGGCTGCCGGGCGGGCGCTCGGTCTGGGCGCAGCCCTCCAGCCAGCATCCCGACGGATACGTGCTGCCCTATCACGGGGATTCGAAGACCACCCGCTCCTTCAAGGTCGATGGCGCCGACCAGTCGCACCAGGAGAACATGGTGATCTTCAACCGCGGGCGATACGATCGCTGGGGTCACACGGACGAGCTGCACAACCGCATGCTGCATTATGCGGCGGGCGATCTGCCCTTCTACTACGCGCTGGCCGACGCCTTCACCGTATGCGACGCCTATCACTGCTCCACCATGACGCAGACCTATCCGAACAGGCTGCACCTGTTCACCGGCTGCAACGGCGGCGGCACGGTCGGCGGCGATCCGCAAATGCACAATTACGGCGAGGACGAGACGCCGAGCGCCGACATGCGCACGGATCAGCCGCTGCGGCCGGACGCCTACACATGGTCCACCTATGCCGAGCGTCTGCAGAAGGCCGGGGTAAGCTGGAAGGTCTATCAGGAATACGACAATTTCGGCGACAATCTGCTGTCCGTCTTCCCGGCCTTCCGCCCCTGCCCGGAGGATTCCGAGCTCTATCGCCGGGGCCGCTCATGGGTGAGCGAGCACAAGGAGGGCGCCGATCGCACCCGGTCCGATGGCGAACAGCTGGTCGCGGCGTTCCGGTCGGACGTGGAATCGGGCAAGCTGCCGCAGATCAGCTGGATCGTCACGGCGGCGGATCTGTCCGAACATCCGCAGGCGGAACCCGCCAAGGGGGAGCATGTCACCGCCGGCCTGATCGCCGCGCTGGTGGACAATCCGGAGGTCTTCGCGCGCACCGCCTTCATCCTCAATTATGACGAGGCGGGCGGGTTCTACGACCATATGGCCCCGCCCGTGCCGCCGGTGGGGGATTACCGCGGCCATTCCACCGTCCCGATCGACGGAGAGACGAAGGTCTGGGGGCCGGAGGCCAAGAAGGTCCGCGGGCCGCACCCGATCGGCCTCGGCATAAGAGTGCCGGCGGTGGTGGTTTCCCCGTGGAGCCGGGGCGGCTTCGTCTGCTCCGAACTGTTCGATCACACCTCGGTCCTGCAGCTGATGGAGCGGCGCTTCGGGGTGCGGGAGGAGAATATCAGCCACTGGCGCCGGGCGGTGTGCGGCGATCTGACCTCCGCTTTCGACTTCGCCAGTGCCACTGCCGGGCTGGGGGAATTGGGGCTGCCGGATACTGCGGATTTCGCCATCCGGGTCGCCGCCTCGCATGCGGGGAAGGCGAACGAAATCCCGCAAAAACAACAGCCTGGAGAGCAAATGGAGGGGCGCCGGCCGCATCGGCCGCTGCCCTATCGGCTGGTCACCCAAACCGCGGTGGGGGCCGATGGCCGCCTCACAATCACCATGGAAAACAAGGGCCTGACGGGCGCGACGCTGACGCTGCACGACAATCTGGACCGCGAGGAACCGTTGCATTTCACCCTCGGCACGGGCGACGCACACGCCACGCAAGCATGGCAGACGGACAGTGCAATTGATTGGGCATACGATATGACCCTGCGCGGCCCGAACGGCTACTGGCGCCGCTATGCCGGCACCCTCGGCAGCGATCGCCTTCCGGCCGAAGCCAACATGCGCGAACGCGAAGCGGAACAGGCGCTGGCGCTCCAGCTGCGCAACGATGGCGCCGAGTGGATCACCTTCGTCGCGGTGATGGACGGGGCCTATGCCGGGGGCAAACCGGTGCAGCGCGAAATGCGCGTGGCGCCGGGCAGGTCCGCCAGCCTGGCCTGGCCGCTCGCCCCGAGCCAGGGCTGGTACGATCTGACGGTGACCGTGGCGGGCGACGAGCGCTTCCTGCGCCGCTTCGCCGGCAAGGTGGAGAACGGCCGGCCCGGCCTGACCGATCCGGGCATCGGCGCCATGCGCGTGCTGGCGTGA
- a CDS encoding HD domain-containing protein, with translation MIDSIFALFRRFGEEHYGENASQLQHALQCAQLAREHGCADSLVAAALLHDVGQFLNDAGNAAVKLNRDARHEITGAAFLARGFPREVTEPVRLHVDAKRYLCTVQRDYEAGLSEASLLSYRLQGGRMSEEELAAFRNEDFFEEALLLRRFDDSGKRPDWAVPGLESYRDLLQSLLLADHPAA, from the coding sequence ATGATCGATTCCATCTTTGCCCTGTTCCGCCGCTTCGGGGAGGAACATTACGGGGAGAATGCATCCCAGCTGCAGCATGCGTTGCAGTGCGCGCAGCTGGCGCGTGAGCACGGCTGTGCCGACAGCCTGGTGGCGGCGGCATTGCTGCATGACGTGGGCCAGTTCCTCAACGACGCCGGCAATGCGGCGGTGAAGCTCAACCGCGACGCACGGCACGAGATCACCGGCGCCGCTTTCCTTGCGCGCGGCTTTCCTCGCGAGGTGACGGAGCCGGTGCGGCTGCATGTGGATGCGAAGCGCTATCTCTGCACCGTGCAGCGCGATTACGAAGCGGGGCTGAGCGAGGCGTCACTGCTGAGCTATCGCCTTCAGGGCGGCCGCATGAGCGAGGAAGAGCTGGCTGCATTCCGCAATGAAGACTTCTTCGAGGAAGCACTGCTGCTGCGGCGCTTTGATGATTCCGGCAAGCGGCCGGATTGGGCGGTTCCCGGCCTGGAAAGCTACCGCGACCTGCTGCAATCGCTGCTGCTGGCCGATCATCCCGCCGCCTGA